The following coding sequences lie in one Maribacter forsetii DSM 18668 genomic window:
- a CDS encoding vWA domain-containing protein produces the protein MRRLPVYLLLDTSGSMMGEPIEAVKNGVQMMVSSLRQNPQAIETAFLSIITFDSSAKQLVPLTDLSSFQIPDIQATGTTALGGALELVSTCIDNEVASTTTESKGDWKPLVFIMTDGIPTDDIGKGLSDIKNRRTAYIVACAAGSGADTTLLKKITDNVVSLDTADSQSIAQFFAWVTASIGVTSTKVEETGKDATSINELPPPPSELNIIV, from the coding sequence ATGAGAAGACTACCAGTATATTTATTATTAGATACTTCTGGCTCCATGATGGGAGAACCTATTGAGGCTGTAAAAAATGGAGTACAAATGATGGTGAGTTCTTTAAGGCAAAACCCACAAGCCATAGAGACAGCATTTCTTAGCATAATTACTTTTGACAGCAGTGCTAAACAGCTAGTTCCGCTAACTGATTTATCATCATTTCAAATACCAGATATTCAAGCTACAGGAACAACTGCCTTAGGTGGTGCTTTAGAACTTGTAAGTACTTGTATCGATAATGAAGTCGCCTCTACAACCACAGAAAGTAAAGGTGATTGGAAACCTTTGGTATTTATCATGACCGATGGTATCCCTACTGATGATATTGGAAAAGGGCTAAGCGATATTAAAAATAGAAGAACTGCCTATATCGTTGCATGTGCAGCAGGTAGTGGTGCAGATACTACATTGTTGAAAAAAATAACTGATAATGTAGTTAGCTTAGATACTGCGGACAGCCAAAGTATTGCTCAATTTTTTGCGTGGGTAACCGCCTCTATAGGTGTTACATCTACAAAAGTTGAGGAAACAGGAAAAGATGCTACTAGTATAAATGAATTACCACCACCACCGTCAGAATTAAATATTATAGTTTAA